Sequence from the Amaranthus tricolor cultivar Red isolate AtriRed21 chromosome 1, ASM2621246v1, whole genome shotgun sequence genome:
TTCAATTTAGCTCAATTTTGCTCAATTTTGTTCAATTTAGCTCAATTTTGTTCAGTTTTGTTCAATTTAGCTCAATTTTGTTCAGTTTTGTTCAATTTAGCTCAATTTTGTTCAGTTTTGTTCAATATAGCTCAATTTTGTTCAGTTTTGTTCAATTTAGCtcaattttattcatttttattcaatttagctcaatttaaatttaattcagtTTAGCTTGATAGTTCATAATTTACATGAATGAAAAAGCACACAACCCCTCATCAAGTTTCTCCATTACCTTAAAACAATTATCTTCACGAAACAAAATTCAACCATAAATACCAAAAATGAAAATCACTAATGAGTATCCACTTCTAAAATCTTAGACAAGTCTTCCCATGAAGATAGTAGAAACAACTAAACCCAATAACAAAGCCCATAAAACAGCCACCATTAACTGCCCGGAATAAACATTAGCAGCAGCAGACTTGTCGTGTTTAGTGGATTCAGATGAGTGTTTAGTGGCGGAAATAGCGGCTGAAGGTGGCGGAGGAAGCGAGTGAACAACCACGGAAACTTTCATACCATCAGAACAACCACCAATGCCGCAAATAAAGTAGTATCTTCCTGgtttatttaattgtataaagtCTTTTCCATTGCTCCAGTTTCCCTTTGCTCCTTCTATACTGCACTTCTCATATCCTCTCTTGTCCACTTTATATACATTGTGCTCTGATTTCTTGTACCTAAATGCTGTTACGTCGAACAAATAAGAAAGAGCTAATAAGCATTTAAATGAACCAATGCCTTTtaaatgttagagtatataccAAATTCTGGGGCGTCAAACAtcagtttaagtttttttgttGGATTGGTTTCTTGATATGGTATTAGAGCTA
This genomic interval carries:
- the LOC130812775 gene encoding early nodulin-like protein 19, which produces MLSKHSLVYLLLVVVGAAFLIHRTTATDHIVGANKGWNPGINYTSWANNQTFYVGDYISFRYKKSEHNVYKVDKRGYEKCSIEGAKGNWSNGKDFIQLNKPGRYYFICGIGGCSDGMKVSVVVHSLPPPPSAAISATKHSSESTKHDKSAAANVYSGQLMVAVLWALLLGLVVSTIFMGRLV